Proteins found in one Fibrobacter succinogenes genomic segment:
- a CDS encoding NADH-quinone oxidoreductase subunit I, with protein MQEKISTLQYIKRYLKRCITGPWSLICGLSVTLKYFFNPKRIVTEQYPENRKTLKMHDRYRGRLEMIEDADGNNHCTACGMCERACPNASINVLATKNIAGKKVLGRYVYHFASCTQCGLCVEACPFGAIQMSPAFEVATTDPNDLEMILNKKEGQG; from the coding sequence ATGCAAGAAAAGATTTCAACATTACAATATATCAAGCGCTACTTGAAGCGTTGCATCACGGGTCCGTGGAGCCTTATTTGCGGATTGTCCGTGACGCTCAAGTACTTTTTCAACCCGAAGCGCATCGTTACGGAACAATATCCCGAAAACAGAAAGACGCTCAAAATGCACGACCGCTACCGCGGCCGCCTCGAAATGATTGAAGATGCAGACGGCAACAACCACTGCACCGCTTGCGGCATGTGCGAACGCGCCTGCCCGAACGCCTCCATCAACGTGCTTGCCACAAAGAACATTGCCGGCAAGAAGGTTCTCGGGCGCTATGTCTATCACTTTGCAAGCTGCACCCAGTGCGGCCTCTGCGTAGAAGCCTGCCCGTTTGGAGCCATCCAGATGAGCCCCGCTTTCGAAGTGGCGACAACCGACCCCAACGATCTCGAAATGATTTTAAATAAGAAGGAGGGACAAGGTTAA